AATTGTACTGTGAAACAATCTATGGCATAGCATAACAAAAATTAGgaaaaactttaaatatatgtcaaatattcattttccttcagcttagtccctttattcatcaggggtcaccccaacggaatgaactgccaacttatccagcatttgttttacacagcggatgcccttctagctgcaacccagtactgggaaacatccatacacactcatacactacaggcaatttagatCACTCAGTTACCCTacacaccacatgtctttggactgtaggagaaactggagcacccggagaaaacccacgtgaacatgcagAAActcgagaacatgcaaactccacacagaaatgccaactgacccagccgggactcgaaccagcaaccttcttactgtgaggcaacagtgctaaccaccgaacCAACGTGTTgcccatgtaaaaaaaaaaattcagagacAAATACTTACAGGTGCACGTCACATGATTCACAGGGGGTTTCAGTCACGTGATCTTTTTTTGTGTGGACGTTTTCTGTGGAATTGCTGATTTCAAATTAGCATAAATTGTCTGGACATGGTTTTCAGTCACAAAATGTATCAAATTcctatgattttaaaaatatatgaatgaaaaaatgactgCCTTGAACTAAAATAGCCACTTGTAAAATTAGGCctggtttatttattaatgatttttatgattttcatttacaagagctgtaatttatttttgggctatttttttaatttggacTATGCTTGAGACAGTCACACCATAGGACGGTTTTGGGATTTGgctcaaaaatgtataaaataaaacacacacaacagtctTTATAACAGTCCATGGAAGAGCCCCATGGAATGACCAATTACAGCTTTTTGAATGATGACAAtactaattatatacatttttgtcatgtgtgacagtAAAACTGCAACATCACGTCTACATTGTCAAAATCTCAGATTGGATCCATAAGAAAAACGCAAATGTGGGTGATATTCTTTCCAGTCGCAGAGTCGATGGTCAGTTGTTCATCTGGGATGAGCGCAGATCTTGTATGGCAGTGGCGCCTGAGTAAAGCCCACTTGACTGTCCAGACTGGGCTCTTCACCGTCAGGAGGGCTGAAGCTGAAGGTCTGCAGGAGGATGGTGAGGAAGATGAACAGCTCCAAGTGAGCCAGATACTCTCCTGGACACTGCCTTTTGCCTGTTGTTGGAACAGTTGAGTAAATGCTTTAGAAAGACTTGACTGAATTCAATTTGTTGCAGTAATGTGGTAACCTTACATCATTGCATGTGAATAGTTCAGATATATCAGAATTAAGCAGATAAATAGATCAACTGTACCTGCTGAGAAGGCAAAAAAGGCATTTCTTCTGCAAAAGTGGCCCTCCGAGTCTAGAAAGTGTTTGGGGTTAAAGGCGTCTGGTGTTTCCCATTCGTGTTTGTCATACAGCACTGAAGTCAGGTTTGTGATCATGACAGTTCCCTTTGTTCAATGAAGAAATGCATCATTTaggttaataactaataatacaaTGAATTCAATAACTAAGATGTGTTTTAGAAAAATATCAATTCAAATGTAAGTAATAAATCTAtacataatataaacataatctACAGtcctcacaaatctattttttaaattcatattttaataggaatctatacaatattatatttgtgcatatacattagccaaatctggagcttataaaacaaaataacttaaataaaagttaataaaaaagcCCAAATAAAAGTCCACTTTTAGGTAaaagtccaaaaactagtacacccaaatttatgttatagaaaaatattaaatactaatttttaaaagaagaaaaatcaaaagaagcaaaaaaaagaaaaaatgaagttGAAATTTAGTAggttgtaattattaattattttgcaatattttgtttgaatttaattgtattacttttttttcacctttattagataggacagtagagagtattgacaggaaagcagagagaagggaaggatcagcataggaccacaaGGTGGAATTGAACTCAagtcgccgtgagcactggagtacatgtgtcgacacactaaccactagacCACTGGCACCGACTAATTGTATTacttttaaatttctaaatatgtttggtgactaaaatattattttaataaatatatctgtttaataaatctgttttgttgaaatgcaccaaaatacattgcctatattcactgagaaatggatacaaatattcctTTTCTAAATtggatgtactcaattatgctaagcactgtaaactatatataataaatcTATACAAAAAGTTCCATGTaacaaatttatattaaaatgaactaatagaatatttataaatatgcatacgtAAACATACATGCTGTAGATATGTGTAAGAggtattttctgtaaataaaaggtaattaatacaattttaattacattaaaaaaagatttaatattagtaattatttatggattttaaaaatcttttatacAATCATCTTGATTGCGTTTGAAAGAATGTTCAGTAATTAAAACTTTTCATAAGATAATTTTAtcaggcgtcacagtggcgcaaggggtagcatgatcaccttgcagcaagaagtttgctggttcgagcccctgctgggtcagttggcgttcctttgcggagttttcatgttctccctgtgttcgcgtcgGTTTCcaacaggtgctccggtttcccccacagtccaaagacatgagctattggtgaattgaataagctaaattgttcatagtgtatgtgtgtgaaagagtatgtatgggtgtttcccagtttgggttgcagctggaagggcatccgcggcgtaaaacatatcctgtacaagttggcggttcatttcgctgtgacgacccctatttaataaagggactatgtcaaaaagaaaacgaatgaatgaatgaattattttattcttCAATATGTATTGAAGTTGACGCCaaaagcctagtggttagtgcgttgacaccaAAAGattgacacatagcaccaaggtgctcacggcgacctgagtttgattcccggcttgcAGATCCTTctcctatctctgctccccacactttcttgtctgtaaaatctccacagtcctatcccaataaaggtgaaaacccctaaaaattattattaaaaaaattaatgtattgaataaaatattcatgattatataattatatatgatcctaaatattattgaaataatgaaatatacataaacacacatggcAAATATGTGTGTGAGTTAGGTTTAGAAactaaatttatattaataaaatatgtattttcctAATTAGTAAATGAATttattgcacaatataaatattataattgtaaataattcataaaaataatatgatgaagatatttacacatttacaataaTTTATATACAACATACAAATTATGTATATACACGCATTCAGAGAATCTTTGATCTACCTTTGCTATGAAGTAGCCCCCCAGAGTTGTGTCTTTTTTTGCAACTCTAGCCATATTAAGAGGCACAAGGTTTGCTCTCCTGAGGACCTCATGAATGAAAGCATTCATGTAGTGCATGTTTGCTTTATCAGACATAGAAGGAAGACGGGACCCAATCACCTCATCAATCTCTGCTTGCACCTTTTCTGTTTAAAGAAAGATTTTGTTGTAATACTTAAACTGCACTTTCAGAAGTAAATCTGTTTTGACAGTTTCCAGATTGGGTGaagaacataatttgattatttgaatGTCAGAGTCCAAAATCTTATGCTTTAAACGTCATACTTTGAATGTCAGGGTACTTGATGAGGAAAAGCAGAGCCCATCGGAGTGTGTTGGTTGTTGTTTCAGTTCCTCCCTCAAACAGATCCACCATGGACCACACCAGACTGCCAACAGTAAACCCTGCCTCTGTGTCATTCTTCTTCTGATGATGCAGAGGAACATAAATATGCAGCAGTTATGAAGTTAATTCAAGTACATGCCTGTAGATACATCCCCTATTTTTGATGCAGggtgatttttaccacgttttacctTCTCTGCTTCGGTTAGGTAGGCATCAATATAATCTCTAGGATTGCTGATGTCCCAGTCTGGTTTGTGTTGCTCAATCTTCTCTTCCAGAAAGTTTGCTAACTTCTGATAGTTGGAAATGATTGTCTGATGAGGTCCTGGCACCCACTTCATTATACCCGGAAAGCATCATACAGCtgaaaagacaaacaaacaagacAGCATTGTTAAAAATTATGATACTGTATTTCAAGTGTCGATGTTTTGTACTTCTTATCttgtaagatatatatatatatatatatatatatatatatatatatatatatatatatatatatatatatatatatatatatatatatatatatatatatttatatatatttatatatgaataatGTGTGAAAGATTAATTATTGTTCATTGACTATGATAAGGATGCCATCCATAAGAGTATGCACACTGAGAGAGGTTTACTCAAATCTGCCAATCTCTTTCTAGATCAATCAATAGGATGGAGCATGGGGGTGTGGCTACTGAAGCAGGTTGAGCCAGAGGGTTTTAAGCAGGTGTGACTGAGCCATTGAATAGAGAAAATCCATTCAGATTCACTTGTAGAAGTGAAAGACTACAACTGAAGATTTGCCAAAATTTGCAGAGACAGACAATGCGTCAAACAAGCATCAATATTGACAATCGATGAGTTTCTTTTAAATAAGTACACTGCAAAATATGATTAGctgctttactttaaaaatatagtTAGTCATTGCCTTAAAGCAACAAGTTTATATGGAACTAAGATGACttaatgtttaactttttttataattatgcacatagttcatttacttaattgcAAGGCAACAAGTGTACTCACTATTTAAGTAtaatcaactaatcattttaatagcaacaggtttactctctttttaagtaaagtcaactaattgttatTTACAGTGTAATCTAAACTAGTTAGCTATTAACTAGCTCAAAACCCGACATAAAATACTAACACACTAAAATCATAAGCATAAATGTTCTTAAGAAAGGGTGAGTAAAGTTTACAAAGAGGtgtaaaaatgtcttgaaaatatgTTTCTTGTTGTTTTGCAATGACCCTAGCAGTTCACAAAATGTATATATCTTACctttaaatgattacattttcaaaaatgtgatctgtttttagattagattagatttagattagattcaactttattgtcattacacatgtacaagtacaaggcaacgaaatgttTCGGTCTAACCaccagtgcaatagcagcaagtgcaggatacaggtataagttataaagtgcagttatagaaaaactatggtaatatttacagatggatgtactatgaacattatatacaggttgtattggctatgaacagatttacaataaatgaatatagatAGGCTGTATATTAAATATACTCTACCTGGTTCCACACAGATCCCGTAAGAAACACTGACTCCGCACTCATTTGTAGACGTTTCTGGAAATTAACATCACTATACTCATATCGATGGCCGAACACCAGGAAGCCGATAATGTTGGCCACTGCATTATTGATTTTGACCAAAGGGTCAAAAGGGCGGCCTGTGTGACAATGTAAAGGAACGAcagaattataaatatttactgaATATTACAGAACATAATCTGTCAAATAATTGTGGAAATATTGCCAGCACAAACCCTTGTTttgcccttaaaaagtatttactAAAGGTAGGTAGTAGTAAACTAAAGGTTTGCAGTAGTCCGTTTACTTGTATTTGCAACATTATTCAATACCCATACGGCTCTTGTGCCTGTTTTATTAGTTGATTATACAGGCATGATTATTATTGGCTTAGCTTGTTTGCGAACTAATTTGTGCTGCTTTCTGCACTGCATTGTATATTATGGAAAGGGCTGTCAATATTCTTTCATTTGTAGACTGTCAGTGGAAGCctgaagaaaatattttaaagattgtacATATTTTGCACTCACCCTGCTCCTCTTTGAAGGTTTCACACAGGAAGTAGCACTCTCGTTGATTATTTTCTTCTAGAGTCTTCCTCCCCTCTCCAAAGTTTTTCAGGTGACTCATGGAAAACTGCTGATGCTTTCTCCATGAATAGCCATTGTTGAAGGACAGGCCTTGCTCAGCCAGGGGTCGGTATCAAAAACAATGGAGGGAAATTGTGTTTAGAACTACTGT
Above is a genomic segment from Danio aesculapii chromosome 20, fDanAes4.1, whole genome shotgun sequence containing:
- the LOC130247534 gene encoding LOW QUALITY PROTEIN: cytochrome P450 2J2 (The sequence of the model RefSeq protein was modified relative to this genomic sequence to represent the inferred CDS: inserted 1 base in 1 codon); this translates as MILYSVYDCLDFKWYLFLICVLLLLIDLIRNKNPANFPPGPWPLPILGNVFTDVNFKTVDQLIDKYGNIFSVRIGSDKIVYVSGFKMVKDVLITQGENFTDRPVSPLFDTLYKGRGLSFNNGYSWRKHQQFSMSHLKNFGEGRKTLEENNQRECYFLCETFKEEQGRPFDPLVKINNAVANIIGFLVFGHRYEYSDVNFQKRLQMSAESVFLTGSVWNQLYDAFRXIMKWVPGPHQTIISNYQKLANFLEEKIEQHKPDWDISNPRDYIDAYLTEAEKKKNDTEAGFTVGSLVWSMVDLFEGGTETTTNTLRWALLFLIKYPDIQKKVQAEIDEVIGSRLPSMSDKANMHYMNAFIHEVLRRANLVPLNMARVAKKDTTLGGYFIAKGTVMITNLTSVLYDKHEWETPDAFNPKHFLDSEGHFCRRNAFFAFSAGKRQCPGEYLAHLELFIFLTILLQTFSFSPPDGEEPSLDSQVGFTQAPLPYKICAHPR